The Spirochaeta isovalerica genome includes a window with the following:
- a CDS encoding ATP-grasp domain-containing protein — protein MILHMLGGGPAQIAAVRRAGELGLDVLVSDFDDKAPALSYSRYHSHASTFDTEAVETDAVKYGSSFLMTTGTDQPVLTAAMVSEKLELPYFLSVSQARMVTNKKVMKNAFLRHGIPTAPFTVLNEDFSHEDLKGLTFPLVIKPLDSQGQRGVMKVNSIEEIRNNFPRLLSFSREREILAEEYYPSDELTVNGWAVKGKPLTLMITDRITIDNGPHIGVCVSHRYPSLYHHREGELRELVGRITSMIGLEEGPLYFQILAGKEGFKVNEIACRLGGAYEDEFIPFMTGFPLLDNMLELTRGGDRILPDQADVDEKLSGKYLSLQMFFASPGILYILEGMEAVRSLPGVLSGRYLLPPGTEIVDRENSTQRAGYFIVTGTSRDSVNRTIKEAYNLIRMEDQSGGNMLQFYERMMFPNEN, from the coding sequence GTGATTCTTCATATGCTCGGTGGCGGACCGGCGCAGATCGCAGCGGTCAGAAGGGCGGGGGAGCTGGGACTCGATGTTCTCGTCTCCGATTTCGATGACAAGGCTCCGGCTCTTTCCTACAGTCGCTACCATTCCCATGCCAGCACTTTTGACACAGAAGCCGTTGAAACCGATGCTGTCAAATACGGTTCCTCCTTTCTCATGACGACAGGGACGGACCAGCCGGTTCTGACCGCGGCTATGGTCTCGGAAAAACTGGAACTTCCCTATTTTCTCTCGGTTTCTCAGGCCAGGATGGTCACCAATAAAAAAGTGATGAAGAACGCCTTTTTGCGTCATGGCATTCCCACAGCCCCTTTTACAGTACTGAATGAGGATTTTTCCCATGAAGATTTGAAAGGACTCACCTTTCCTCTCGTCATCAAACCTCTGGACAGCCAGGGACAGAGAGGAGTCATGAAGGTGAATTCCATAGAGGAAATCCGGAACAATTTTCCGCGACTCCTCTCTTTCTCCCGGGAGAGGGAGATTCTGGCTGAAGAATATTATCCTTCCGATGAACTGACGGTCAATGGATGGGCTGTGAAGGGAAAGCCCCTTACTCTTATGATTACCGATCGTATCACTATTGATAACGGTCCCCATATAGGTGTCTGTGTTTCTCATCGTTATCCCTCGCTTTATCATCATAGAGAAGGGGAGCTCCGGGAACTGGTCGGCAGAATCACTTCTATGATCGGTCTGGAAGAAGGGCCTCTGTATTTCCAGATACTCGCCGGAAAAGAGGGCTTCAAAGTTAATGAAATCGCCTGTCGTCTCGGCGGTGCTTATGAAGATGAGTTCATACCCTTTATGACCGGGTTTCCCCTTCTCGATAACATGCTGGAACTGACCAGAGGCGGAGACCGGATCCTTCCCGATCAGGCTGATGTCGATGAAAAACTGAGCGGAAAATACCTGTCTCTCCAGATGTTTTTCGCTTCGCCGGGTATCCTGTATATTCTGGAGGGAATGGAGGCTGTCCGTTCTCTTCCGGGAGTACTGTCCGGCCGCTATCTTCTCCCGCCGGGAACGGAAATCGTGGACAGGGAGAACTCGACCCAGCGTGCGGGTTATTTCATCGTAACCGGAACGTCCCGTGATTCGGTGAACCGGACAATCAAAGAGGCGTACAATCTTATCCGTATGGAAGATCAATCGGGAGGGAATATGCTGCAATTTTATGAGAGGATGATGTTTCCCAATGAAAACTAA
- a CDS encoding glycosyltransferase has protein sequence MDPLLQRLVPVLESTALLWNVLFVDDGSRDGTFGKLKEVRKSDSRIRGIRLAENRGQQNAVYCGLCQADSELIITMDDDLQHPPELIPELISRVSDGADLVYAVSRGKGRPFLLRGGTALNSLFFTLFLRKPSRVEIGSYRIFTRSLVDRIKGEKRAFIYVSALVFRLRPGAEVRSFRFSKVPSVHREPSRFSFRGRVRLFSRLFRHYGPFRFLFLHHGEPYRIEEVL, from the coding sequence ATCGATCCTCTTCTTCAGCGCCTCGTTCCCGTTCTCGAGAGCACGGCGCTTCTGTGGAATGTTCTTTTTGTCGATGACGGAAGCCGGGACGGCACTTTCGGGAAGCTGAAGGAAGTCCGCAAGTCGGACTCCCGGATCAGAGGGATTAGACTGGCGGAGAACAGAGGACAGCAGAATGCCGTTTACTGCGGTCTCTGCCAGGCAGACAGCGAGTTGATTATCACTATGGATGATGATCTTCAGCATCCCCCTGAACTGATCCCCGAACTGATATCCCGGGTGTCAGATGGAGCGGATCTGGTGTACGCTGTTTCCCGAGGGAAGGGGCGTCCCTTTCTCCTTCGCGGAGGGACGGCATTGAACAGTCTCTTCTTTACCCTTTTTCTCCGTAAGCCATCGCGGGTTGAGATCGGGAGCTACAGAATCTTCACCCGCTCTCTGGTTGACAGGATTAAAGGAGAAAAGAGAGCGTTCATTTATGTTTCCGCTCTAGTTTTCCGTCTCAGGCCGGGAGCGGAAGTCCGTTCCTTCCGGTTCTCCAAAGTTCCGTCAGTCCACCGGGAGCCGAGCCGTTTTTCCTTTCGGGGGCGTGTGAGACTTTTTTCCCGGTTGTTCCGCCATTACGGACCTTTCCGGTTTCTTTTTTTACATCACGGTGAACCCTACCGGATCGAGGAGGTCCTGTGA
- a CDS encoding ABC transporter ATP-binding protein: MNLLELAGISVDFETNKGTLSAVKDVSMTVKKGDFISIVGPSGCGKSTLLNVIGGFLPPTEGEILESGSPLTGPGRNRGVVFQKPALYPWLNVVQNVAFGLKLRGMPKNDINSSVKENLERVHLSDFGHMHPYELSGGMQQRVAIARILANDPEILLMDEPFGALDVLTREHLQDELLKIWRETHKTVLLITHSVEEAIYLSTSVYVMSELPGRILKKIDTPFSTDYRDRDSREIKSLPEFVALREEVLSYIWS; this comes from the coding sequence TTGAACCTTCTGGAACTGGCGGGAATTTCCGTAGACTTCGAAACAAATAAAGGAACCTTATCGGCGGTAAAAGATGTCTCCATGACTGTAAAGAAAGGAGACTTTATCAGTATCGTCGGTCCTTCGGGCTGCGGAAAATCCACGCTGCTCAATGTGATCGGAGGGTTTCTCCCTCCGACTGAGGGAGAGATTCTGGAAAGCGGATCGCCTCTGACCGGGCCGGGACGGAACAGAGGGGTCGTGTTTCAGAAACCGGCCCTTTATCCCTGGCTGAATGTGGTTCAGAACGTGGCTTTCGGTCTGAAACTCCGGGGTATGCCGAAAAATGACATCAACAGTAGTGTAAAAGAAAACCTGGAACGGGTTCACCTCTCCGATTTCGGCCATATGCACCCCTACGAACTCTCGGGGGGGATGCAGCAGCGCGTTGCCATAGCCCGCATTCTCGCCAACGATCCGGAGATTCTGCTGATGGATGAGCCCTTCGGGGCTCTCGATGTTCTCACCCGGGAACACCTGCAGGATGAACTGCTGAAAATCTGGCGGGAAACCCATAAAACGGTCCTCCTCATAACCCATAGCGTGGAAGAGGCGATCTATCTCTCCACATCTGTGTATGTCATGTCGGAGCTTCCCGGCAGAATTCTGAAAAAAATCGATACGCCTTTCAGTACCGATTATAGGGACAGGGACAGCCGGGAGATCAAATCCCTGCCGGAATTTGTGGCGCTCAGAGAAGAAGTTCTCAGCTATATCTGGTCCTGA
- a CDS encoding ABC transporter ATP-binding protein, translating to MSILKAESLHFAYDLDKGKHPVLEELSLEIDDGEFLAIIGPSGCGKSTLLRLLSGFLRPGSGKISRKGRDVLRPDRAGQMIFQDFNQLFPWLTVEQNILFPQYRFLLPLKMKAVRSGDQSRLEGILEVTGLNSFRKYLPHQLSGGLKQRTALARSLFADPQILFLDEPFGSLDAPSRMELQNLLLRVWKEKKRTVLFVTHDISEALLLADRLLVFESRNRRFGLYDNPLPRPRDRHCDEFRKRKIELYSLIESD from the coding sequence ATGTCTATTCTCAAAGCTGAATCTCTCCACTTCGCCTATGATCTCGATAAGGGGAAGCATCCTGTTCTGGAGGAGCTCTCCCTTGAAATTGACGATGGAGAATTCCTTGCGATCATCGGACCGTCCGGTTGCGGGAAAAGTACTCTGCTCAGACTTCTTTCGGGATTTCTCCGCCCCGGTTCGGGGAAAATCAGCCGAAAGGGAAGAGACGTCCTCCGCCCGGACAGAGCGGGACAGATGATTTTTCAGGATTTCAATCAGCTCTTTCCCTGGCTGACCGTTGAGCAGAATATCCTCTTCCCTCAATACCGCTTCCTCCTGCCCCTGAAGATGAAAGCTGTTCGATCCGGGGATCAGAGCAGACTGGAGGGGATTCTCGAAGTCACGGGTTTAAATTCTTTCAGAAAATATCTCCCCCATCAGCTTTCGGGAGGATTAAAGCAGAGAACGGCTTTAGCCCGGTCTCTCTTTGCCGATCCGCAAATCCTTTTTCTCGATGAACCGTTCGGAAGCCTCGACGCCCCCTCGCGGATGGAACTGCAGAATCTTCTGCTTCGTGTGTGGAAGGAAAAAAAGAGAACCGTGCTTTTTGTGACTCATGATATTTCCGAAGCCCTGCTTCTGGCGGACAGGCTTCTGGTTTTCGAAAGCAGAAACAGGCGGTTCGGCCTGTATGACAACCCTCTGCCCAGACCGAGAGACAGGCATTGCGATGAGTTCCGGAAGAGGAAAATCGAACTCTATTCGCTTATTGAATCTGACTGA
- a CDS encoding ABC transporter substrate-binding protein — MKTKCVLLIMMSLILFAGCNKEKGSAGKIRIAEQYGLAYAPLQILIEKGFLEETAGEVEVEWVRLGNTAAIREAVLAGDLDIGFMGIPPFLIARDKGMEWKIATGLSRCPLGLVVPAGQYSSLSDIPGDAKIALPQPGSIQHILLSMALERETGNPAALDKNLIAMKHPDGMNALLSGAVSGHFTSPPYLFMEEEEGYDVLVSGDEAMGGPFTFIAGVATERFYNNEPDLYKAFLSALDKAILFIRENRSETVSILAEKYHMDEKTVEDYLYNRGMVYDRDVRGLDRFIHFMSETGYLKQAIEKGSVSF; from the coding sequence ATGAAAACTAAATGCGTTCTATTAATTATGATGTCTCTCATCTTGTTTGCGGGCTGTAACAAAGAAAAGGGCTCCGCAGGAAAAATCCGCATTGCAGAACAGTACGGATTGGCTTATGCCCCCCTTCAGATTCTCATCGAGAAGGGTTTCCTGGAGGAAACAGCCGGGGAGGTGGAGGTGGAGTGGGTGCGCCTCGGCAATACGGCTGCTATCAGAGAGGCTGTTCTGGCTGGAGACCTCGATATCGGTTTTATGGGGATTCCCCCTTTCCTCATCGCCCGGGACAAGGGTATGGAATGGAAAATCGCCACAGGCCTGTCCCGCTGTCCCCTAGGGCTTGTCGTGCCGGCCGGTCAGTATTCCTCTCTCTCCGATATTCCCGGAGATGCGAAGATCGCACTTCCCCAGCCGGGAAGCATTCAGCATATCCTCCTGTCCATGGCCCTCGAAAGGGAAACAGGGAATCCCGCAGCTCTCGATAAAAATCTCATAGCCATGAAGCACCCCGACGGGATGAATGCCCTTCTCTCCGGAGCCGTCAGCGGTCATTTTACTTCTCCGCCTTATCTCTTTATGGAAGAGGAAGAGGGATATGATGTCCTGGTCAGCGGCGATGAGGCCATGGGCGGTCCTTTTACATTTATAGCCGGAGTGGCTACGGAACGGTTTTATAATAATGAACCGGATTTGTATAAAGCCTTTCTTTCAGCTCTGGATAAAGCCATTCTCTTTATTCGGGAAAACCGCAGTGAAACGGTGAGCATTCTGGCTGAAAAATACCATATGGATGAGAAGACTGTAGAGGATTATCTCTATAACAGGGGGATGGTTTACGACAGGGATGTTCGCGGGCTCGATAGATTCATCCATTTTATGTCAGAGACGGGGTATCTGAAACAGGCTATTGAAAAGGGGAGCGTTTCCTTTTGA
- a CDS encoding YeeE/YedE family protein — protein MNNKIENILGFAVIALVLIFGGAFLGTQMLLFRLLAGMGFGYALTRGFMGFAGSVNRAYRTGSSKLMRVLMWMFAGTAAVSVAFLYGVDATTYNLWVNPINLGLILGGLFFGFGMTFSSCCASGVLTDLVTGLPRAIITLVFFAFGVFIGFPVQKTASWVTDSWFSTVTGEQLAGGVYLPDLFMWDGMSGYLGAVLLTALFAAIVAWIAKIYEDRKKAENKFVGVGTELDQDKVLEEAAAKKPFKLFSSDTYHMLFVRPWQMRTGAIVIGGIFLLLMGITKAGWGASTIYGMWFGKVIMLFGASSEALASFTHMPASFFEMSIFAHPVSVQNIGIVIGTLVALLLAGSFKATFTSELKIRPMQILFFAMGGLFMGFGTRLANGCNVGALYTPIANFSLSGWIFLAALVGGGIIGNIVARMTVDNCVN, from the coding sequence ATGAATAACAAAATTGAAAATATCCTTGGTTTCGCCGTGATAGCCCTTGTGCTGATTTTCGGCGGCGCCTTTCTCGGAACGCAGATGCTCCTCTTCAGACTTCTGGCCGGAATGGGATTCGGATATGCCCTGACAAGAGGGTTTATGGGATTCGCCGGCAGCGTCAACCGAGCCTACAGAACCGGATCGTCCAAACTGATGAGAGTTCTCATGTGGATGTTCGCCGGAACGGCAGCGGTTTCCGTCGCTTTTCTCTACGGAGTCGATGCGACGACATACAACCTCTGGGTCAATCCCATCAATCTGGGGCTGATTCTCGGAGGACTGTTCTTCGGTTTCGGTATGACTTTTTCCTCATGCTGTGCTTCAGGTGTTCTCACCGACCTGGTAACGGGGCTTCCCAGAGCCATCATCACGCTGGTTTTCTTCGCTTTCGGAGTTTTCATTGGATTTCCCGTACAGAAAACAGCCTCATGGGTGACTGATTCCTGGTTCTCCACCGTTACGGGCGAACAGCTTGCCGGGGGAGTTTATCTTCCCGACCTGTTTATGTGGGACGGCATGAGCGGCTACCTCGGAGCGGTTCTTCTGACAGCGCTTTTCGCCGCCATCGTGGCATGGATCGCCAAAATATACGAAGACAGAAAGAAAGCCGAAAATAAATTCGTCGGCGTGGGAACGGAGCTGGATCAGGATAAAGTCCTCGAAGAAGCGGCTGCCAAAAAGCCCTTCAAGCTATTCAGCAGCGACACTTACCATATGCTTTTCGTCCGCCCCTGGCAGATGAGAACCGGAGCTATCGTCATCGGAGGGATCTTCCTTCTGCTTATGGGTATTACCAAAGCGGGATGGGGTGCTTCCACGATCTACGGCATGTGGTTCGGTAAAGTGATCATGCTTTTCGGCGCTTCTTCCGAAGCTCTTGCGTCATTCACTCATATGCCGGCATCTTTCTTCGAAATGTCTATTTTCGCTCATCCCGTATCGGTTCAGAATATCGGAATCGTCATAGGAACGCTTGTAGCCCTCCTTCTGGCGGGATCGTTCAAAGCCACTTTTACTTCCGAACTGAAAATCCGCCCCATGCAGATTCTTTTCTTTGCCATGGGAGGACTGTTCATGGGATTCGGAACCAGGCTGGCCAACGGTTGTAACGTCGGGGCTCTTTATACGCCGATTGCCAACTTCTCCCTTTCGGGATGGATCTTCCTCGCGGCGCTGGTCGGAGGCGGTATCATCGGCAATATTGTTGCCAGAATGACTGTCGACAACTGCGTTAACTGA
- a CDS encoding ArnT family glycosyltransferase → MKGKILKENHYVLLFAALWFTINLLFLQSYPFVHTDEPWLSGLTRSIMESGSLSATEDFFDLYPRHPHAIKILYHLLQIPLIALFGYGIFSVRLLSLLAGVLTIPLFFRLLKNVYPESPGGLRFIILLIMSVDIQFLYGTHMARQESLLLLLEITSLVILTEKNLPALRRGMLAGLIIGAATAIHPNAFIIAWPAGLYLLISIIKNYLPRARRKADRSLKEGLLFLVGAAIPALAVVLISFYFNPSFIGDYRAYGEPLGVLDPTDVKWLRLPGYYKKLFLRIGGTYHTPPVYLQMVLFPFFLVADFIRNRSWLNGAGFFGFNIALALIGKYSQPSIIFLLPFYYLAAAGSLGWIFEVYKRKSKGVTARAKRRLFLFPAIVLLSATAFFSFRDITGEKESFATFLKELKKSVPSDGVLLGNLYGEYLTGEEGRFYDWRNLSFLNESELTLENYLDMRSIEYIVLSDELDFIYRNRPVWNVLYGNIAHWYPQMLELVEKKGTLIDGFNSPGYGVRIAPYRYRRDWHVRIYRIDQSDSISE, encoded by the coding sequence ATGAAGGGGAAAATCCTTAAAGAGAACCACTATGTTCTCCTTTTTGCGGCACTCTGGTTTACGATCAATCTGCTGTTTTTACAGAGTTACCCTTTCGTCCACACTGACGAGCCGTGGCTTAGCGGGCTGACCCGCTCCATAATGGAATCCGGTTCCCTTTCGGCTACGGAAGATTTTTTCGATCTCTACCCGCGCCATCCCCATGCCATAAAGATTCTCTATCACCTTTTACAAATTCCCTTAATCGCCCTCTTCGGATACGGCATCTTCTCTGTGAGACTGCTGTCTCTTCTGGCAGGAGTCCTGACCATTCCACTGTTTTTCCGGCTACTGAAAAATGTCTATCCGGAATCCCCGGGAGGACTCCGCTTTATCATTCTACTCATAATGTCGGTGGATATTCAGTTTCTCTACGGAACCCATATGGCCCGGCAGGAAAGCCTTCTCCTGCTTCTGGAAATAACATCTCTGGTTATCCTGACTGAAAAAAATCTGCCGGCACTGAGGCGGGGAATGCTTGCGGGACTGATAATCGGGGCAGCAACTGCCATTCATCCCAATGCTTTTATCATTGCCTGGCCGGCGGGACTGTATCTTCTCATTTCTATTATAAAGAACTATTTACCCCGCGCCCGAAGGAAAGCCGATCGATCCTTGAAAGAGGGACTTCTTTTTCTGGTCGGCGCCGCCATACCGGCATTGGCTGTTGTACTCATCAGCTTTTACTTCAATCCCTCATTTATAGGGGATTACAGAGCTTATGGAGAACCGCTTGGCGTACTTGATCCGACTGATGTCAAATGGCTCAGACTGCCGGGCTATTATAAAAAACTGTTTCTCCGCATCGGGGGAACATACCACACGCCCCCGGTATACCTCCAGATGGTTCTCTTCCCCTTTTTTCTGGTTGCGGATTTTATCAGGAACAGATCCTGGCTTAACGGCGCGGGATTTTTCGGCTTTAATATTGCCCTTGCCCTGATCGGAAAATACAGCCAGCCTTCGATCATCTTTCTGCTGCCGTTCTACTATCTCGCCGCGGCGGGAAGCCTGGGGTGGATTTTCGAAGTGTACAAGAGAAAATCAAAGGGAGTAACGGCCCGGGCGAAGAGGAGGCTCTTTCTATTCCCGGCCATAGTTCTCCTTTCCGCAACGGCATTTTTCTCATTCCGGGATATCACCGGTGAAAAAGAGAGCTTTGCAACCTTTCTGAAGGAGCTAAAAAAATCCGTTCCCTCCGATGGGGTTCTACTGGGAAATCTCTATGGTGAATACCTTACAGGAGAGGAGGGCCGATTCTATGACTGGAGAAATCTCTCCTTCCTCAATGAAAGCGAACTGACACTGGAAAATTATCTCGACATGCGGTCCATTGAATACATCGTACTCAGTGATGAGCTGGATTTTATCTACCGGAACCGGCCTGTCTGGAATGTTCTGTACGGAAATATCGCCCACTGGTATCCGCAAATGCTTGAACTGGTTGAGAAAAAGGGAACGTTGATTGATGGATTCAACAGCCCCGGTTACGGCGTGAGAATAGCACCTTATCGATATCGAAGAGACTGGCATGTCCGGATATACCGGATTGATCAGTCAGATTCAATAAGCGAATAG
- a CDS encoding glycine betaine ABC transporter substrate-binding protein, whose product MKKGILLLLLAASLLTNGAAAGKDDNGSGKPKKIVIGYQAIPNGQIISKDFGWLEEATGIPVQWVQVNSGSELNTGLAAGSIDIGLSGSSGIAAGIANAVPFDVIWIHDIIGDNEALVVKNDSGITDVKSLAGKRIAVPFGATTHYHLLAALELEGIDPETVEIFDMQPPDALAAWHRGDIDGSFIWEPTLAKMLESDGKVVIYSRKLAAAGYLTGDITVARKGFAEKYPEIVTEYIKGEIRAVDYYNTDSAGAAEAVSRQFDIPAAEAARQMKSLVLLTGRDQLTDSYLGTPGNIGNLASVLKATADFLVTQQTILKSPDLEVFKAAIHPEYIEKALEQ is encoded by the coding sequence ATGAAAAAAGGAATATTACTTCTGCTTCTTGCGGCGTCTTTGCTCACAAATGGCGCGGCGGCAGGAAAAGATGACAACGGATCGGGCAAACCGAAAAAAATCGTTATAGGCTACCAGGCCATTCCCAACGGCCAGATTATCTCCAAAGATTTCGGCTGGCTGGAAGAAGCGACAGGTATTCCCGTCCAGTGGGTGCAGGTCAATTCCGGTTCGGAACTGAACACAGGACTCGCAGCGGGAAGCATAGATATCGGTCTTTCGGGAAGCAGCGGCATTGCAGCGGGTATTGCCAACGCCGTTCCCTTCGATGTTATCTGGATACACGACATTATCGGAGACAATGAAGCTCTGGTGGTTAAGAACGATTCCGGCATTACCGATGTAAAGAGCCTTGCGGGAAAAAGGATAGCCGTCCCTTTCGGAGCTACGACACACTATCATCTCCTGGCAGCGCTCGAGCTGGAAGGAATTGATCCCGAAACTGTTGAGATTTTCGACATGCAGCCCCCTGATGCTCTGGCGGCATGGCACAGAGGGGATATTGATGGAAGCTTTATCTGGGAACCGACCCTGGCTAAAATGCTGGAGAGCGACGGCAAAGTGGTAATCTATTCCCGGAAACTGGCGGCTGCCGGATACCTGACCGGAGACATTACTGTTGCCAGAAAAGGTTTTGCAGAGAAGTATCCCGAAATTGTGACGGAATATATCAAAGGTGAAATCCGGGCGGTCGACTACTACAACACAGACAGCGCAGGAGCGGCCGAAGCGGTGAGCCGGCAGTTCGACATACCGGCGGCCGAAGCGGCAAGACAGATGAAAAGCCTGGTTCTACTCACCGGCAGAGACCAGCTGACAGATTCCTATTTGGGAACCCCGGGTAATATCGGAAACCTGGCATCGGTCCTTAAAGCGACAGCCGATTTTCTCGTAACCCAGCAGACGATTCTCAAATCACCGGATCTTGAAGTGTTTAAAGCGGCTATCCATCCCGAATATATTGAAAAGGCGCTGGAGCAATAG
- a CDS encoding ABC transporter permease, translating to MKKGLILMIAILLLWQILFLSGVFSPLIFPSPLEVAKSLLGDLKTGELPLSILFSLAIITGSFIPALILAFLLAWLAFRFRGFDPWAEKLSALVHPLPGIALLPLLILWTGLGIHIIVLIVIHSVLWPFYINIRSGFQQVPKVWLDVAENNRLTEGERFFSVLIPASFPQIFAGLKIGWSRAWRAVISAEMIFGTIGSGGGLGWFIYNKRIFMDTPGMYGGVLILMFIGLAVENLLFQSVERRIAHVYSQS from the coding sequence TTGAAAAAGGGATTGATTCTCATGATTGCGATTCTGCTTCTCTGGCAGATTCTTTTTCTGAGCGGTGTTTTTTCACCTCTGATTTTTCCCTCTCCTCTTGAAGTGGCGAAATCTCTTCTGGGGGATTTGAAAACCGGAGAACTGCCCCTATCAATCCTTTTTTCACTGGCTATCATAACCGGTTCCTTTATACCCGCTCTGATTCTGGCTTTTCTTCTCGCCTGGCTGGCTTTCCGGTTCAGGGGATTCGACCCCTGGGCGGAAAAGCTCTCAGCCCTGGTGCACCCTTTGCCCGGTATCGCATTGCTTCCACTTCTCATTCTGTGGACCGGGCTGGGAATACACATAATCGTTCTCATTGTCATTCATTCCGTTCTCTGGCCTTTTTATATCAATATTCGGAGCGGATTCCAGCAGGTTCCGAAAGTCTGGCTAGATGTGGCGGAAAACAACAGACTTACCGAAGGGGAAAGGTTTTTTTCCGTTCTGATTCCCGCTTCGTTCCCCCAGATATTCGCCGGCTTGAAAATCGGCTGGTCCAGAGCCTGGAGGGCCGTTATCAGCGCGGAAATGATATTCGGCACCATAGGTTCCGGGGGCGGTCTGGGCTGGTTCATTTATAATAAGAGGATTTTTATGGATACTCCGGGCATGTACGGCGGCGTGCTCATTCTCATGTTTATCGGTCTGGCGGTTGAGAATCTGCTGTTCCAATCTGTGGAGAGGAGGATTGCCCATGTCTATTCTCAAAGCTGA
- a CDS encoding ABC transporter permease, whose protein sequence is MNKYKKQKIQEILISLSAVLVIFIAWSVIAAMKIFPEYFIPAPASVFRAFKEIAFEGYRGGTLLEHLGDSLFRVLTGFILACLIAIPLGMLMGFNRKIKALFDPIVEFYRPLPPLAYYTILVIWLGIGNASKITLLFLAAFPPLSINSMAAVASVPLERIHTAQSLGANKRQIFSRVIFPSCLPGIFTGMRVSIGFTYTTLVSSEIVAATSGIGWMVLDAGKFLRGDVMFMGILVMGITGIILDRLIRIAEMLIVPWKGKG, encoded by the coding sequence ATGAATAAGTATAAAAAACAGAAAATTCAGGAAATTCTGATCTCGCTTTCAGCCGTACTGGTGATTTTTATCGCCTGGTCCGTTATTGCGGCAATGAAGATCTTCCCGGAGTATTTTATTCCGGCTCCGGCCAGCGTTTTCAGAGCATTCAAAGAAATAGCCTTTGAGGGATACCGCGGAGGAACTCTTCTGGAACACCTCGGGGACAGTCTTTTCAGAGTTCTCACCGGTTTTATTCTGGCCTGCCTGATCGCCATTCCTCTGGGAATGCTTATGGGTTTCAACAGAAAAATCAAAGCGCTCTTCGATCCCATCGTCGAATTCTACAGGCCTCTGCCTCCCCTTGCGTACTATACGATTCTCGTGATCTGGCTGGGTATCGGGAACGCCTCGAAAATAACCCTGTTATTTCTCGCCGCCTTCCCGCCGCTATCCATAAACTCAATGGCGGCTGTGGCTTCGGTTCCTCTCGAAAGGATACACACGGCCCAGTCCCTGGGAGCCAATAAAAGACAGATTTTCTCCCGGGTAATTTTTCCCTCCTGCCTTCCCGGTATTTTCACGGGGATGAGAGTCAGTATAGGATTTACCTATACGACACTTGTTTCTTCGGAGATCGTTGCGGCGACTTCAGGGATAGGCTGGATGGTTCTCGATGCAGGTAAATTCCTCAGAGGCGACGTTATGTTTATGGGAATTCTGGTAATGGGTATAACAGGCATTATTCTGGACAGACTGATCCGGATTGCTGAGATGTTAATAGTTCCCTGGAAAGGGAAAGGATAA